A genomic window from Nicotiana sylvestris chromosome 11, ASM39365v2, whole genome shotgun sequence includes:
- the LOC138881646 gene encoding uncharacterized protein, translated as MVAPSQGLIQARKSLWSVLESIMWIKGQSRSTQIELRKEEANEDWKPIETLQETWERFKGMLVICPHHGIPDQMLGQQFYMGLADGVKDNVDASTSRAFLSKTWRESQSLLDKMTQNLGWTTRNAPITPVVHSVPLDLSNTLAENMTTLITQMSILTKKVEESGRSSRGQRQSGQNWGPQNQPYMPVQPQLNNGNMGGMRPHTNMEPYQRPYGYNNQHQQQGYHPPQQQHGGRQEDGFARLEAMMQYVIGSNAKMSERVDAHESAIKNIEVQMGQISMSLNNHPLGTLPSDMQVNPKDQGLKQLMAVSLRNGRDLDLEQYRARESR; from the exons ATGGTTGCTCCTAGTCAG GGACTAATCCAAGCTAGGAAGAGcctatggagtgttttggagtcaataatgtgGATAAAAGGCCAATCAAGAAGCACCCAAATAGAATTAAGGAAGGAAGAGGCAAATGAGGACTGG aAACCAATAGAGACACTGCAAGAAACATGGGAACGATTcaaagggatgttggttatatgtccgcaccatggtattccagatcagatgttggggCAGCAGTTCTACATGGGTTTGGCAGATGGCGTGAAGGATAATGTTGATGCTTCAACTAGtagagcatttttgagcaaaacatggagagaaagccagagtctgcttgacaagatgACACAGAATTTGgggtggacaaccaggaatgcacctatcactccagtggttcactcagtgcccttagatctATCCAACACTCTTGCTGAAAACATGACCACATTAATaacacagatgagtatactcaccaaaaaggtggaagagtcaggcagaagcagcag AGGCCAGAGACAGAGTGGTCAAAATTGGGGTCCACAAAATCAGCCGTACATGCCAGTCCAGCCACAACTCAAcaatggaaacatgggaggtatgagacctcacACTAATATGGAACCTTACCAAAGGCCATATGGATATAATAATCAACATCAGCAGCAAGGTTATCACCCTCCACAACAGCAACATGGTGGAAgacaggaagatgggtttgctagactcgaggcaatgatgcagtatgttattgggtcaaatgcaaaaatgagtgaaagagtagatgcacatgagtcagctattaagaatattgaagtgcaaatGGGCCAAATTTCGATGTCTTTGAATAATCATCCTCTTGGGACACTACCTTCAGACATGcaggtaaatccaaaagatcaaggcctgaagcagctgatggcagtgagtctacgCAATGGCAGAGACTTAGACTTGGAGCAATACAGGGCTCGAGAAAGCAGATGA
- the LOC138881645 gene encoding uncharacterized protein codes for MLKQIQENIPLIDALKEMTGYAKMMKDLMSQKFDFQDLAILTLTQTYSAVVNRPIAEKLSNPGSFTIPCTIGNFAFAKALCDLGATINLMPLAIYKRLGIGRARPTFMLLQLVDRTVKRPSDFVILDCKVDEEIPIILGRPFLATGRALIDCETGGLKMRLNDEEITFNVQKSMMRPNKVNGEELAEWVLALEGKGFWDRTLEFEPLHLENKETPPAKPSIKEPPKLKLKPLPAHLRYSRSARLPLGGPWQTLKGSTQPIVCIKFCWKRDTNLPGNTKEG; via the exons atgctgaaacaaattcaggaaaatattccattgattgatgcgTTGAAGGAGATGactggttatgcaaaaatgatgaaggacttgatgtcccaaaaattcgatttccaagacttggccataTTGACTCTTACTCAGACCTACAGTGCGGTGGTGAATAGACCAATTGCTGAGAAGCTGTCTAAcccagggagtttcacaattccatgcactattggtaaCTTTGCTTTCGCCaaagcactttgtgatttgggggctaccataaatcttatgcccctggcgattTATAAGAGGTTGGGGATTGGAAGAGCCAGACCCACTTTTATGTTATTGCAGCTGGTTGACAGGACCGTGAAAAGACCCTCTG attttgtgattctagattgcaaggtagatgaagaaattcccataattttgggaaggccgttcttggccactgggagagctctcattgattgtgagacTGGGGGGCTTAAGATGAGGCTGAAtgatgaggagataacattcaatgtgcagaaatctatgatgcgaccaa ATAAGGTGAATGGGGAAGAACTGGCAGAATGGGTGTTGGCTTTAGAGGGCAAAgggttttgggatagaactcTGGAATTCGAGCCCCTGCACTTAGAAAACAAagaaactcctccagctaagccatccatcaaagaaccaccaaagctgaaattgaagccattgcccgcccatctcag gtactcaaggagtgcaagactaccattgggtggaccatggcagacattaaAGGGATCAACCCAACctattgtatgcataaaattttgctggaagagggacacaaaccttccagggaacaccaaagaaggttga